A genomic window from Nicotiana sylvestris chromosome 11, ASM39365v2, whole genome shotgun sequence includes:
- the LOC104230434 gene encoding putative zinc finger protein CONSTANS-LIKE 11 produces the protein MAFTPQYYSHLFSNEFNSSFPAGEGVSALQICNTQVTPSSVLYDNNIEAQLLNINSLPDHYVPPSISNSMMMPWFPERLGVVSDMTVPALLPAPASSSDTFSSEYSLNNTTHHVYVADQHEACESCWDETTGLDHHSSFWSRCPVATSNNWGPQRETSPKVKETPAMKIGRYSEEERKDRILRYLKKRNQRNFNKTIKYACRKTLADKRVRVRGRFAKNNEVCDDEKGINDNYHGPKDVRYDNPFQIKHPDQCEENWLEEAITNLMYIPYIGSSYDHGGMSVERFMS, from the exons ATGGCTTTCACTCCTCAGTACTATAGCCACCTCTTTTCCAATGAATTCAACTCTTCTTTCCCTGCAGGCGAAGGCGTTAGCGCCTTACAAATATGTAATACCCAAGTAACCCCATCATCGGTACTTTATGATAATAATATTGAGGCGCAGTTACTCAACATTAATTCACTGCCTGATCATTATGTCCCTCCATCAATTTCAAATTCAATGATGATGCCATGGTTCCCTGAACGACTTGGCGTAGTTTCAGACATGACCGTGCCGGCGCTACTACCGGCGCCGGCTTCCTCTTCTGATACGTTTTCTAGCGAGTATTCTTTGAATAATACTACTCATCACGTTTATGTAGCCGACCAGCATGAGGCTTGTGAATCTTGTTGGGATGAAACTACTGGTTTGGATCATCACTCCAGCTTCTGGTCCCGTTGTCCTGTCGCTACCTCCAATAATTGG GGGCCTCAAAGGGAGACAAGCCCAAAAGTCAAAGAAACGCCAGCAATGAAGATCGGAAGGTATTCAGAAGAGGAGAGGAAGGACAGGATTCTCCGATATCTTAAGAAAAGAAATCAAAGGAACTTCAACAAAACCATTAAG TATGCTTGTCGCAAAACCCTAGCCGACAAACGTGTTCGAGTTCGTGGAAGATTTGCTAAGAATAATGAAGTATGCGATGATGAGAAAGGGATTAATGATAATTACCATGGACCCAAGGATGTACGCTATGATAATCCGTTCCAG ATAAAACATCCTGATCAGTGTGAAGAGAATTGGTTAGAAGAGGCTATCACAAATCTTATGTATATACCTTATATAGGTAGCTCCTATGATCATGGAGGAATGTCAGTCGAACGTTTCATGAGCTGA